tgtttttgatttttaacctCCACTTTTCCTATTGGTCACATGACAGTGTTACAGCTCACAGCTTATGTGTATTATGTGCAGTTGTCTGTTGTTTTCACTACATTGGAAGTAGCCtaactgcatttatttgtgaacATCATCTATAAATGAAAATTGCCtttactcctctctcctctcctctgctacCTGCATTTGTCATGCTTCCTTCCAAAAACCCTATTATAAGTGATCACCTGGTCATTTTTCCCCTTTACCCCTATTtggtttgctgtattttttttctctataggctacatttaaaaacaaggttCACATTTTAACTTTGTCCATGTTGTGTAAACTAGTGCCCGATAATGGTAGCCTTGGTTTACCCCTTGCCACACCTGTtcgtttttattcattttattcttttttaaatgaactaaTATTGTcgttcatatttgtgtttttttttttttttttttttttctgtcatgaatCAGGCCTTGTCATTAATTTATTGAAGCTACTAGAAAATGTTTGTTATAGTTATTACTATGCTATGTTAGCTTATAGCCTATCGTCAGTAAAtagtttatgttttatttaaacccccccccccagtcaACAACACACATAAACTGACAAACTTgggtaacatttttttattctatttactGGAGTCAGATTGACTCcgcagctgataaaaaaaaatgttagcagCCTAAatgtgaaggtaacaggagAGTTAAATAAATTCTCAGGACAAACCATGGAACAGGATGATTTTTCCAGCCTGTGTAATCCACGTTGTGTTGTGCGGGTCCTCACATGTGACGCGGGGCTGACGGCTCCACATGTTTTGACACGGCTGAGACTTGGACAAATCGGAGCGCGCACGGGAGCGGGCGGGCTATATAAACACGTGCAGCCACCGGCAAGAGCGCACGAGACCCGCCGGTTAACGCACCTTCGGGaccgtctcctcctccagctcgaGACCCAGGCACAGGGAGCGCGGCGGTATGAACGGCAAGATGAGCGGCGTGGTGGCGGAGTTTCactgcggcggcggcggcttcGGCGAGCTGTCCCTCGAGACCAAGAAGTCCGCGGCGCACCGCAAGCACGAGACCTCACGCAAAGAGGCGGAGGACGAGTCCCGCTTACCTGCGCTCGAGGCCGCCTACACCAGCATCCTGCGGGAACTCGGGGAGGACGCGGACCGGCAGGGGCTGCTGCGCACGCCGCTGCGCGCCGCCCAGGCCATGCAGTTCCTAACCAAGGGATACCACGAGAGCATTTACGGTGAGGGGGGGGCTgataccgtgtgtgtgtgttttagttttttttagttttatacCATATAATAACTTCTATTATAACTTATTATAACTGTATACATAggtacagtctctctctctctctctctctctctctctctctctctctctctctccatccctttaCCTTGGCTCATTatgtaatgaatgaataaatgctaTTGTTCGTTAATGCTGTGCATTTTGTGCAACCTGTCGGCTTAACACAGCTTTACAAGGAATGCCTGCTGCATATCACCGGTGCAACCAAGATAGGCCTGCAGATTTTGGGAGTATGATAGGCCctaaaaataacacagcaaagtGGCAAACCCGCAACTTCTTATAGCCTACTAACTGGAAATTTACGGTGAAACCATataggagaaaataaataccctcaagtaaaataaaatacactctTTATTGGTTGCTGTAAACACACTGCACGTGGCTACCAAACTGGAGTATTACGgtcattttttcttgtttaaacCATGAGGACACTACCACTATTACAAATAGTTTCTTGACTGACAGACCACCATACcttaatatttaacatttgtGTCCAAACCAGCTAAACCATTTAAGCTGGCTTCAACATTTCTgaaagtaagtgtgtgtgtgtgtgtgtgtgtgtgtgtgtgtgtgtgtgtgtgtgctctagaCATTCTGAATGATGCCATATTCGATGAGGATCACGATGAGATGGTGATTGTGAAGGATATAgacatgttttcattgtgtgaACATCACCTGGTGCCCTTTTTCGGcaaggtaagtgtgtgtgtgtgtgtgtgtgtgtgtgtgtgtgtgtgcataacagTCTATCTGGATGAGGTTGGAGTGTGAGACAATGTATGCAGAGTGTTTCTAGGTTGCTAGAGCGAGCAGCGAGCACTCATTAACATTGTATTTGTGTGATCACGTGCATGAGTGACAGTGTCATGTGCtcctgagtttgtgtgtgtgtgtgtgtcagtaaggTCAGggtttatttatattatttgctAGCCTTGACCTTCATCAGTGttacttttgtacttttgcatTCTTCAGGTTCATATTGGGTATCTGCCTAACAAAAAAGTGGTTGGACTGAGCAAGTTGGCAaggtataacacacacacacacacactacaaaccATATGCACAactgcacacactctcactgtgAAGCCGACCATGCTCCTGTGTATGGCTGTATGTTTCTGGTGTTAGTGCCAGCTGGCTGCGTTCTTCTGTTATCTCAGCGCATTGACCTGGAGGCTTATACTCTAAGCCCTGTGGCCGATATCTAGTCCCCTCATCAAGCACACTCACAGACAGCTCCCTAACCCTGGCCGCTGTCGACCATGAGAAAATCCCCTCAGACCTGTGGGAATCACCCCAGTATTATcacagtctctctgtctgtctccttctctccctctcctctcatttgCTCTCGCCTTTCATATATCACACAACCTCTGAACATACAAAAAccagactgacagacacagacacttcATGGCATCAATTAGATTGTTGGTGTTAATGGTGTTAATGCCTCCCCCCATCATAAACACTACAAATTTATGTACCAAgatggatgaaaatgatgaaagaaaaaaaatcatgacgcTGATGAATCACAGATGAAAAGGCCTCTATATTGCATGGCAAGCGTACAGACTTGTGGCAACAAGCTGAggcctgtttcaagtgaaatatTAATCTTTATTACAGCTAATCTGTAATCAGTCCCCTCACtcttatttgtattttggtttCCTTAGGATTGTCGAGATCTACAGTCGAAGGCTTCAAGGTAAGGCAGTGACATTTTAGTTGATGACTTGTACGCTATTTGAGCAGGGGTCACACAAGCACTATTTCAGGACAGAAAGAGAATAATAACCACACAGCAAgcagtttttcttaaaatatttcactaaggaaataaatggaaatCTCCTATCTAGTGGCGTTTTTGCATATGTTCACTTCGGCTGTTCACCCCTGCAGTTCAAGAGCGTCTCACCAAGCAGATCGCCACGTCAATCTCAGAAGCTGTGCAGCCAAAGGGCGTAGCTGTGATTATTGAGGCAGCGTGAGTACGGCACTtcccccaccacacacatacaaacacacacacacacacacacaccacccataCGGTTAAAGGTTGGATGTGTTAGACTCAAAACACGAGGCTGTCCTAAAACCTCAGGTGCACCATGTGAATGGGTCATGCTGTTGTcatgcaagcatgtgtgtgagtgatatACAGTGCACAGATAGTCTTTGAGAATATGAGGCCACCAGGGGACAACATAGAGCGCTAAAACTTAGTAAAATGAGCAGTGGCCAATGGGacgttttcatttaattttttttttttttttttttttttttttttttgttactgcgCGTTGGTGAACATTACCAGACACTAGTtacgaacacacacatttctctgctttttgtttttgccaattAGTCAACAGCACATGAGCCTCAATGctagtggaaatcttctgaaaatgcCATCATTTTACAAGCATCAATTTCATGTCAGCTTATAATTATGAATTCAGCATAAATAACAATGGCAGTAATTGCTCAATTACTGGTAAATTTTTGAaatcaaatgtagtgatcaGCATTGAGCTCAATCGACCACCATATATTCTGGCCAAAAGTCTGTATTGCACTTTCTTGAGTCACAGCAGGTCAAGGATGGTGGTTGGCTGTTCTCTTTTTAGTTTTTAGGCTTTAGTTAAATGTTGAAAGTCTAAGCCATATTAACAggacctatgtgtgtgtgtgtgtgtgtgtgtgtgttgcaggcacATGTGCATGGTGATGCGTGGCGTCCAGAAGATGAACAGCCGAACAGTGACCAGCACCATGTTGGGGATTTTCCGAGAGGACCCCAAATCCCGGGAGGAGTTCCTTGCTCTTTCAAAGCACATATGACGCGTGCCACACACTGCTCTCTTCTGAGCCTCTGAATAACATCTACAAAGCTCCTGGGTACCTCTGGATCTAGTCCTAATTTAAGACAAAAAATGATAACTTTTCCCAATAAGGAGAAACACAGAGCTCCTGAGGATCCAAGGCAGCCCTGCAGCTTACCTCAGTAAACTGAAGCCTTACAGAATCAGAAgtggggcacacacacacatgctagtAGACTCATCATGATGGGTTTAGTTTTATCCTCAGTACATCTGTTTAGTCTTGCTGCAAACAGTCCCATTCCTCAAACCCTGCAGCTGAAATCCCTGAGCTAAACAGAGAATGGGAAACTCCAACCTGTGGTGCCTCTATCTAGCCTCTGCTAGGTATTTTAGTCTGGcaatatttatatgtatttagtATGAAACGTAAGTGCAATATTTTAGTATTGCAATACTTTAGATgtacattttcttattttttgtccttGCAAATTGAAGTGCTCAGTAACCTAACACAGCTTGatttttttaacttgtaaaAAATAATCACCAAATGAGAGCAAGTAGAGATTGAGGTGTTCacaacttattttttttccatatttacaaatacatttgtatatattatttatgttgTAACAAATGTTTTGTAAGAGAAGAAATTGTATGTATTAATATAGTAATTTAGCTAGGTTTGCCTATCAGCTCTGTTCCCCACCGGCTTCACTGTACAGTTATTTTGGGCTGGACCGCCACAGCACGACTGGCCCTACAAACGCCAGTGTCTgtcactgagtcactgagtGATGAAGTTACCCCATTGGTCCATTCCAAGTGTTTCCCCATTGGCCGTTGCTCTTATGTCAACACATGTCATCGATATAAGCCTCAATACAAGCACAAAACATTTCCTGGGTGACTCAACACACACTTCTTAGCTTTGGTACAGCATGTCACACTACTATACAGCTTCATGagtatgatacacatttatgttatACAACTGTGTTTGGACATGTCGGTGATTAACTTAATCATAACCTCCAGGTCTTACTGTAGCAGGGTTAAATTCATGGCCGTAGCCAACGGTGAGCACACCAAGATCTGGACCGTGGTGTCCTCATAATTatttcatataaaaaataaataatcactaTTTAACTATTGCATGTTGCCAATTCTGTACCTAAATAAAGTTGTATAAATATAATGACACTTGTGAATCTTCCTTTGTACAGTCAAGTTAGTCAAATATAGCAGCCCGGGCAGTTTTTTTTGTCCCATCAGcgtcagtgttaaaaataaaacagaatacatccagcatgtttgttttgtgcataGCCAGGGGGATAAACTGGACTTGAGCATAATGTTGATCCTAAACATTATTTTGGGTCAATGACCATCCAACACCATTAGACAAAAGCAGGGAGGGTTTATGGTCGGACAATACAACAGATGTAACAATGGGCAATGTGGTGCTGATGTCCCTGAATCCCCTGCtgcagagaatgagagaggccAAATGACAGTCGATTAACTTCTTCATCAAGTAGCCAAAGTCACTAGTGGTTTCACAATTTCATCAGTTAGGAAAGTAGATTTTTTAGTAGAGCAGAAACCGTACACTGGTTTGTAAACTATCGGAGCAGCTTGAATAATTGACCACAGCTAAGTTATCAGTATAGGTTGGAGGTTAAAGCTATTTTTGAGTCCTGGGACAACATGGCATGTATTCAGACACAGAACGAGTGTGTGCACACGTAGCTGAAGGCCTGAGGGAGACTGAGGCCTTTAAATGTCACCGAAGGAGCTTGCTGCCACTTGTCTCAGCCAGCCTATGGACTATAACCTTTGACCTGACGGAAGTTGGGGGTCAAACCTGACGTTGTAGCCAACCAGGGTAATGTTAGAGCATCTAAACCAATCATAACAACCACACAGGACGAGTATTGATGTGCTGTATGTACGTAATAGGGCTAAAATTATAACTTTCATGCCTCAAGgcacaaagggaaaaaagccTCTTAAATGTCAGCATATTTAATCCTTTAATCAACTCCAAAAATACTACACTTTATATATTACATACAggatatcataaaaaaaaaaaaaaaaaaaaaacacaaaggagtAGGGGGTGGGGTCCTGTGTAAGTACAGGTATTAGATCTAAATTATGCACAATTATGCACAGCCTTGGCTTGAGAAACGGGGAACGACGGGTTGtgtaaatgaaaacaacagtgCTTGCCTGTGTAATGCCACTGTAAGACTAGGAGTTCCAGCGGAGCTCTGTGATAAAAAGGCTAAAGCAGAAGCCATCATCTCCACATAAACCTCAAACAcgaacactcacacacacacacactacacactcaGGTCTGGGAAGAATAACAGTTAAGAGTGACAGCTGGCTATCACTGAAGGAAGGAGGGTAAAGTGGAAATCTAACGGGATGCTCAAGGTGCCCTTCCTCCTCCCTATTCCTCCCTCCCAGcattcatccctccatctatccctctctctgtggaccCTTCTTCCAGTCCAGACACTGTCACACAGATGTCTGCTTGTAGTTCTTAGTGTCCAAAACCTTCTTCCCACACATGGCACAGATTCCTGCAAAGATAAAGAGAGATTTAACAGagaacaagagaagaaaaaaaaacaccaatattGTGACATGAGACTAGACACTGCCTGGTGATTTTGGATAGTGTAATATCTTGATAAGGgttgtcttttcctgcttttaaaggctgcatgacAGTAAAGCAATGCATTTTTCTGAACTTGAACTGACTGTTCTTGTCGCttgcctctacctgctcagtcatcatatccacattactaacaACTGCTTATCAAAAATCGCTTATAACTATCTCAGAAAAGCatcaacagtcatccctacattaTCAACACTATACTGAtactgaggtatttggtcaaatgatatTTGTTTTACATATGGCCCCGCCCTAAAATTTAGGTCAAGCTTACAATGCACAGGagcttgtttttcatttgctccctcaagaatttcccaatatgggatgaataaagtacaTCTGTCAATCTATATGTAA
This genomic interval from Myripristis murdjan chromosome 19, fMyrMur1.1, whole genome shotgun sequence contains the following:
- the gch2 gene encoding GTP cyclohydrolase 2; amino-acid sequence: MNGKMSGVVAEFHCGGGGFGELSLETKKSAAHRKHETSRKEAEDESRLPALEAAYTSILRELGEDADRQGLLRTPLRAAQAMQFLTKGYHESIYDILNDAIFDEDHDEMVIVKDIDMFSLCEHHLVPFFGKVHIGYLPNKKVVGLSKLARIVEIYSRRLQVQERLTKQIATSISEAVQPKGVAVIIEAAHMCMVMRGVQKMNSRTVTSTMLGIFREDPKSREEFLALSKHI